Proteins found in one Blastocatellia bacterium genomic segment:
- a CDS encoding P-II family nitrogen regulator: MKKIEAIIRPHLLDAVKNALQEVGINGLTVTEVRGFGRQKGHTETYRGSEYKIDFLPKVKVEVALPLEMVDQAIDAIMKTAKTGKFGDGKIFVLPVEEVIRIRTGERGEAAL, from the coding sequence ATGAAGAAGATAGAAGCGATCATCCGCCCGCACCTGCTCGACGCCGTCAAGAACGCCTTGCAGGAAGTCGGCATTAATGGCTTGACGGTCACCGAAGTCCGCGGCTTCGGGCGTCAGAAGGGCCACACCGAAACCTATCGCGGCAGCGAGTACAAGATCGATTTTCTGCCGAAGGTGAAGGTCGAAGTGGCGCTGCCTCTGGAGATGGTAGACCAGGCGATTGACGCCATCATGAAGACAGCGAAGACCGGCAAGTTCGGCGACGGCAAAATCTTCGTCCTGCCGGTCGAAGAGGTCATCCGCATTCGCACCGGCGAACGCGGCGAAGCGGCTCTGTAA
- the glnD gene encoding [protein-PII] uridylyltransferase: MQIDFEKMLVHANERLADISLAAERQQQAGAFKKFLKIETERLRMRHRFGLGGVEIARGRSYLIDMVVCRACQLAAADLHASEAELNHYAVVALGGYGRRELSPFSDVDLLFLHAGSRTSEARRFVEHTLYLLWDMGLTVGHSFRSPKECVAMARADLVSRNAMAEARHLTGNPELFRRFTRQLDDAVFRSRRETGGFLEAMMAERRARYEKFGKAVCVQEPNVKESAGGLRDLHTALWVGHARYQLNHLDDLRAADHISGAEYAAARRAYDFIVRVRNEAHFLTGRKTDLLTLDLQPQVAASFGYQAKRGLEASELFMRDYYQRARELHDFAERFIARALAPPAEKRNLVKRVTASFESRQGQLFLTITRGAQASGKATGYEIKRGKLYLKEEPSDFRSNAMHLLELFSVAQSERVALSEELKATIRGQLHLVTRRFRDSKEASRAFLDLLNRKGRVAAVLRMMHETGFLGKLMPEFARITFLVQHDFYHKYTIDEHTLKAIEALDRLADECDPRLLRLVKVFGEIENAAPLYLGLLLHDIGKGHGGGHVQKGTRIAERVCERLRLDDESAAQVRFLVKEHLLMSHTSQRRDLSEEGLIESFVARVTSLNNLNKLLLLTYGDISGVGPGVWTDWKATLLWELYARARTHFVEENAARYERDRRMLFKQQVIRELAPEFPPSGIERHFAMMPDRYQRANKPSQIARHLRLARRLDSESLATDWQVAPGEHCTHLSVCARDRAGLFARIAGTLTAHGINILSADLNTREDGLVIDTFKVCEVQTAQPVRADLHGKVEKNLQAALAGSYDVAAAVAGQLARGPRRSWRKTARKPVRPSVRFDTEASALSTVIEVRADDQPGLAYKMASAIAGLNFNITFAKITTEKSHALDVFYVTDARGQKLDAAAMQAVEQALVGALGDEPTDQPMKEAV; the protein is encoded by the coding sequence ATGCAGATTGATTTCGAGAAAATGCTGGTTCATGCCAACGAGCGGCTGGCCGACATCAGTCTGGCCGCCGAGCGCCAGCAGCAGGCCGGAGCTTTCAAGAAGTTTTTGAAGATCGAGACCGAGCGGCTGCGCATGCGCCATCGCTTTGGCCTGGGCGGCGTCGAAATCGCCCGCGGTCGCAGCTACCTCATCGATATGGTCGTCTGCCGCGCCTGCCAACTGGCTGCCGCTGACCTGCATGCTTCGGAAGCTGAGTTGAACCATTATGCGGTCGTCGCGCTCGGCGGGTACGGGCGGCGCGAGCTGTCGCCGTTCTCCGATGTCGATCTGTTATTCCTGCACGCCGGCAGCCGCACCTCCGAGGCCAGGCGCTTCGTCGAGCACACGCTCTACCTGCTCTGGGACATGGGCCTGACCGTCGGTCACAGTTTCCGCTCGCCGAAAGAGTGCGTGGCGATGGCGCGCGCCGATCTGGTGTCGCGCAATGCCATGGCCGAAGCGCGCCACCTGACGGGCAATCCCGAGCTGTTCCGTCGCTTCACGCGCCAGCTTGATGATGCGGTCTTCCGCTCGCGGCGCGAGACCGGCGGTTTTCTCGAAGCGATGATGGCCGAGCGCCGGGCGCGCTACGAAAAGTTCGGCAAGGCGGTCTGCGTGCAGGAGCCGAACGTCAAGGAGAGCGCCGGCGGCCTGCGCGACCTGCACACGGCGCTCTGGGTCGGCCACGCGCGCTACCAGCTGAACCATCTCGACGACCTGCGCGCCGCCGATCATATCTCCGGCGCCGAGTATGCCGCCGCCCGCCGGGCTTATGACTTCATCGTGCGCGTTCGTAATGAAGCTCACTTTCTGACCGGGCGCAAAACCGATCTCTTAACGCTCGATCTTCAGCCGCAGGTGGCGGCGAGCTTCGGCTACCAGGCGAAGCGCGGCCTCGAAGCTTCGGAGTTGTTCATGCGCGATTACTATCAGCGCGCCCGCGAGCTGCATGACTTCGCCGAGCGCTTCATCGCCCGAGCCCTCGCCCCGCCGGCCGAAAAGCGCAACCTCGTCAAGCGGGTCACCGCGAGCTTCGAGTCACGCCAGGGTCAGCTCTTTCTGACGATCACGCGCGGCGCCCAGGCATCGGGCAAAGCGACCGGCTACGAGATCAAGCGGGGCAAGCTCTACCTCAAGGAAGAGCCGAGCGACTTCCGCTCGAACGCCATGCACTTGCTGGAGTTATTCTCGGTGGCGCAGAGCGAGCGTGTCGCGCTCAGCGAAGAATTGAAGGCGACGATCCGCGGTCAGCTCCATCTGGTGACGCGGCGCTTCCGCGACTCGAAAGAGGCGAGCCGCGCCTTCCTCGACCTGCTCAACCGCAAGGGGCGCGTCGCCGCGGTGCTCAGGATGATGCACGAGACAGGCTTCCTCGGAAAGCTGATGCCGGAATTCGCGCGCATCACTTTTTTGGTGCAGCACGACTTTTATCACAAGTACACCATTGACGAGCACACGCTGAAAGCCATCGAAGCGCTCGACCGCCTTGCCGACGAATGCGACCCGCGACTGCTGCGGCTGGTGAAGGTCTTTGGCGAAATTGAGAACGCCGCGCCGCTCTACCTCGGCTTGCTGCTGCACGACATCGGCAAAGGCCACGGCGGCGGCCACGTGCAGAAGGGCACACGCATCGCCGAGCGCGTCTGCGAGCGGCTCAGGCTTGATGACGAGAGCGCCGCGCAGGTGCGTTTCCTGGTCAAGGAGCATCTGCTGATGTCGCATACCTCGCAGCGGCGCGACCTCTCGGAAGAGGGGCTGATCGAAAGTTTTGTGGCCAGGGTTACAAGCTTGAACAACCTGAACAAGCTGCTGCTGCTCACCTATGGCGACATCAGCGGCGTCGGGCCGGGCGTCTGGACTGACTGGAAGGCGACGCTGCTGTGGGAGCTTTATGCCCGCGCGCGCACCCACTTTGTTGAAGAGAATGCCGCGCGCTACGAACGCGACCGGCGCATGCTCTTCAAGCAGCAGGTGATTCGCGAGCTGGCGCCCGAGTTCCCGCCGAGCGGCATCGAGCGCCACTTCGCGATGATGCCCGACCGCTATCAGCGGGCCAACAAGCCGTCGCAGATCGCCCGCCACCTCAGGCTGGCGCGGCGGCTTGATTCGGAGTCGCTTGCGACCGACTGGCAGGTCGCGCCGGGCGAACACTGCACGCACCTGTCGGTCTGCGCGCGCGACCGCGCAGGGCTGTTTGCGCGCATCGCCGGCACGCTGACGGCGCACGGCATCAACATCCTGAGCGCCGACCTCAACACCCGCGAAGACGGCCTGGTGATCGATACCTTCAAAGTCTGCGAGGTGCAGACCGCACAGCCTGTGCGCGCTGATTTGCACGGCAAGGTCGAAAAGAATTTGCAGGCGGCGCTCGCCGGCAGTTATGACGTGGCGGCGGCGGTCGCCGGGCAGCTGGCGCGCGGGCCGCGGCGCTCGTGGCGCAAGACGGCGCGCAAGCCTGTGCGGCCATCCGTGAGATTTGATACAGAGGCGTCGGCCCTCAGCACGGTCATCGAAGTGCGCGCCGATGACCAGCCGGGCCTCGCCTATAAGATGGCCAGCGCCATTGCCGGGCTCAACTTCAACATCACTTTCGCCAAGATCACCACCGAAAAAAGCCACGCGCTCGATGTGTTTTATGTGACGGACGCGCGCGGCCAGAAGCTCGACGCCGCCGCCATGCAGGCAGTCGAACAGGCGCTCGTCGGCGCGCTCGGCGATGAGCCGACAGACCAACCCATGAAGGAGGCTGTATGA